From a region of the Primulina eburnea isolate SZY01 chromosome 7, ASM2296580v1, whole genome shotgun sequence genome:
- the LOC140835921 gene encoding uncharacterized protein, protein MPTKRKNVEGDDSTTFSDKNTRVVDEFTKLLQDQAKVHGDQIQQLLTMQTTIQGQAQERIQGATNNSENGAYDRFRRMNPPDFIGGPDPLLALEWVKALEAIFDYLKFSDQDKVGCAVFMLVKAARIWWEATKVTVNVKELVWNEFKELFHAKYFSKEIKAKKVKEFLELRQASLSVTEYILKFEEGCVFVPFIAENDKDKGEHFIRGLKSEICRDVHMSKVVNYQEIVERALLAEHDEHEIEKDRQLRRQVFQARGQGQGSSVNVRGGGYKGKGKMDQRSRFPLPPADNDRLLCAKCGKSHKGECLIGSGRCYRCKEVGHTVYNCLLSFGKGKVQGRIFSMTKEGANPDASVISGNIFILGKEALTLIDTGATHSFISEEFMHTISVEPTVVSIQFNIVLPSGKKFGQIV, encoded by the coding sequence ATGCCTACCAAGCGTAAGAATGTTGAAGGGGATGATAGTACTACTTTCTCAGATAAGAATACTCGTGTAGTAGATGAATTTACTAAGTTATTGCAAGATCAAGCTAAAGTTCATGGTGATCAGATCCAACAGTTATTGACTATGCAAACAACGATTCAAGGTCAAGCACAAGAAAGAATTCAAGGCGCGACAAATAATTCTGAAAATGGTGCGTATGATCGTTTCAGGAGGATGAATCCTCCTGATTTTATTGGTGGTCCTGATCCATTattagctcttgaatgggtcAAAGCTTTGGAAGCCATCTTTGACTATTTGAAATTTTCTGATCAAGATAAAGTTGGTTGTGCTGTGTTTATGTTGGTAAAGGCTGCTCGTATTTGGTGGGAAGCCACCAAAGTGACTGTTAATGTTAAAGAACTGGTGTGGAAcgagtttaaggaattatttcatgccaaatatttttcaaaggaAATTAAGGCCAAGAAAGTGAAAGAGTTTCTGGAATTGAGACAGGCTTCTTTGTCTGTTACTGAGTACATACTGAAATTTGAAGAAGGTTGTGTGTTTGTTCCTTTTATTGCTGAGAatgacaaggataaaggtgaACACTTTATTCGTGGTTTGAAATCTGAAATTTGTAGGGATGTCCATATGTCCAAGGTAGtgaattatcaagaaattgtgGAGAGAGCTTTACttgctgaacatgatgagcacGAGATTGAGAAGGATAGACAGTTGAGGAGACAAGTTTTTCAAGCCAGAGGTCAGGGTCAGGGTTCAAGTGTGAATGTTAGAGGAGGAGGTTATAAAGGCAAAGGCAAGATGGATCAGCGTAGTAGATTTCCTTTGCCTCCTGCAGATAATGATCGACTATTGTGTGCCAAGTGTGGAAAGTCACACAAAGGAGAATGTTTAATTGGCAGCGGTCGTTGCTATAGATGTAAGGAAGTTGGACACACGGTTTATAACTGTCTTCTTTCTTTTGGAAAAGGTAAAGTGCAAGGTCGAATCTTTTCAATGACAAAGGAGGGCGCAAATCCTGATGCTTCAGTCATATCAGGTAATATTTTCATTTTGGGAAAAGAAGCACTTACCttaattgatactggtgcaacacattcttttatatctGAGGAGTTTATGCATACTATATCTGTTGAACCTACTGTGGTGTCTATTCAATTTAATATTGTGTTACCTTCTGGGAAGAAATTTGGACAAATAGTATAA